One genomic window of Indicator indicator isolate 239-I01 chromosome 11, UM_Iind_1.1, whole genome shotgun sequence includes the following:
- the PDIA4 gene encoding protein disulfide-isomerase A4 has product MKPSRLWVLLLLLGLAQITLLARGAVAEEDDGESLAKEAEEDGDDDDEEDDDEDDTEVKEENGVLVLNDANFDTFTADKDTVLLEFYAPWCGHCKQFAPEYEKIAKTLQENDPPIPVAKIDATAATSLASRFDVSGYPTLKILKKGQPVDYDGSRTEDAIVAKVKEVSDPNWTPPPEATLVLTQDNFDNIVNDADIILVEFYAPWCGHCKRLAPEYEKAAQELSQRTPPIPLAKVDATAETELAKRFDVSGYPTLKIFRKGKPYDYSGPREKYGIVDYMIEQAGPPSKQIQAAKQVQEFLKDGDDVIIIGVFSGENDKAYQLYQEAANGLREDYKFHHTFSNEIAKLLKTSPGKLVVMQPEKFQSKHEAKMHVLDLKDSTDGSEIKGHVLKHALPLVGHRKPSNDAKRFSKRPLVVVYYSVDFSFDYRVATQFWRGKVLEVAKDFPEYVFAVSDEEDYSSEIKDLGLLESGEDVNVAILDEGGKKYAMEPEEFDSDVLRQFVVAFKKGKLKPIVKSQPVPKTNKGPVKVVVGKTFDAIVMDPKSDVLIEFYAPWCGHCKKLEPVYTELGKKYKSEKHLVIAKMDATANDVPNDHYKVEGFPTIYFAPRDKKNNPIKFEGGDRDLEHLSKFIEEHATKLSRTKEEL; this is encoded by the exons aATCTCTTGCaaaagaagctgaggaagatggtgatgatgatgatgaagaagatgatgatgaggatgacacgGAGGTGAAAGAAGAGAACGGTGTGTTAGTCCTGAATGACGCAAACTTTGACACCTTCACTGCAGACAAggacactgtgctgctggagttCTACGCACCCTG GTGTGGGCACTGCAAGCAGTTTGCTCCTGAATATGAGAAGATAGCCAAAACTCTGCAGGAAAACGACCCTCCTATTCCAGTTGCCAAGATCGACGCCActgcagccacttccctggCAAGTCGTTTTGATGTCAGTGGCTACCCAACCCTCAAAATCCTGAAGAAAGGCCAACCTGTTGACTATGACGGTTCCCGGACAGAAGATG CAATTGTGGCCAAGGTCAAGGAAGTTTCTGACCCCAACTGGACCCCACCACCAGAAGCAACCCTTGTGTTGACCCAGGATAACTTTGACAACATTGTGAATGATGCTGATATAATCCTGGTGGAGTTTTATGCTCCATG GTGTGGCCACTGCAAAAGGCTTGCTCCAGAGTAcgagaaggctgcccaggagctcAGCCAGCGCACGCCTCCAATCCCCTTGGCTAAAGTTGATGCCACTGCTGAGACTGAGCTGGCAAAGAGGTTTGATGTCAGTGGCTACCCAACTCTGAAGATATTCCGCAAGGGCAAACCTTATGACTACAGTGGGCCACGGGAAAAATACG GTATTGTCGACTACATGATTGAACAGGCTGGTCCTCCATCCAAACAGATTCAGGCTGCCAAGCAGGTACAGGAATTCCTGAAGGATGGTGATGATGTCATCATCATTGGTGTCTTCAGTGGAGAGAATGACAAAGCCTATCAGCTCTATCAGGAAGCAG CTAACGGCTTAAGAGAAGATTACAAGTTCCACCACACGTTCAGCAATGAGATTGCAAAACTACTGAAAACATCTCCAGGAAAACTGGTTGTCATGCAACCAGAAAAATTTCAGTCAAAGCATGAGGCCAAGATGCATGTTTTGGATCTTAAA GACTCTACAGATGGGTCAGAGATTAAAGGGCACGTGCTCAAACATGCTTTGCCTCTGGTTGGTCACCGCAAGCCTTCCAATGATGCCAAAAGATTCTCCAAGCGTCCTCTAGTAGTTGTCTATTACTCTGTAGACTTCAGCTTCGACTATCGTGTTG CTACACAGTTCTGGAGAGGCAAAGTCCTGGAAGTGGCCAAAGACTTCCCTGAGTACGTGTTTGCGGTTTCTGATGAGGAAGATTattcttctgaaataaaagatCTGGGCCTGCTCGAGAGTGGGGAGGATGTCAATGTGGCCATTCTGGATGAAGGAGGCAAGAAGTACGCCATGGAGCCAGAGGAGTTTGACTCTGATGTGCTCAGGCAGTTTGTAGTGGCCTTCAAAAAAG GAAAACTGAAGCCTATTGTGAAGTCCCAGCCAGTGCCGAAAACCAACAAAGGTCctgtgaaggtggtggtggGTAAAACGTTTGATGCCATAGTCATGGATCCCAAGAGTGATGTTCTCATTGAGTTCTACGCCCCGTGGTGTGGACACTGCAAGAAGCTAGAGCCAGTGTATACCGAGCTGGGCAAAAAGTACAAGAGTGAGAAGCACCTGGTGATTGCCAAGATGGATGCCACTGCCAACGACGTGCCCAACGACCACTACAAGGTGGAGGGGTTCCCCACCATCTACTTTGCTCCGAGGGACAAGAAGAACAACCCCATTAAATTTGAAGGCGGGGACAGAGATTTAGAGCACTTGAGCAAATTTATAGAGGAGCATGCAACAAAACTCTCCAGAACAAAAGAAGAGCTTTAG